A region from the Ictalurus punctatus breed USDA103 chromosome 25, Coco_2.0, whole genome shotgun sequence genome encodes:
- the enah gene encoding protein enabled homolog isoform X7, translated as MQLQPPTHCKLSGFILNERCAVSSKMEVHREQSICQARAAVMVYDDANKKWVPAGGSTGFSRVHIYHHTGNNAFRVVGRKIQDHQVVINCAIPKGLKYNQATLTFHQWRDARQVYGLNFGSKEDANVFASAMMHALEVLNSQDAGPTLPRQSPQVQNGPSPEELEMQRRQLQELQRQKELERERLEHERQERERLERESLEREHQERERMERERAEQERLERLERERQEQLESERAECERLERERAERERQEREHREQIEREDSDRGRRISNAAFESTLHTPPPPDCNKSSASSSPVSPSTPNYPPPSSSPSVVPPPTPPLRHSASRFATSKGSAFHPVLPHYATVPRRHPAQPTPSALPPAPASKTVVCQSTNFTPLPPSPPVMISSPPGKATGPRPVIAVPASSPLFSSSPTAPNGPPVTTQYHASSPVLGQPLPPPPTPPLPPHSLPQFTTPMTPYVSCPSTQPPVIPSPSTACPANADCSVNSVLGDSSAPEPDSVQAVPTLPPPPPLPPSSTVTPTSAGAPPLPGPPPPPPLPTTLTPTGPPPPPGPPPPPSGQVPPPAPPPPPAPPLPSGLFTPSPTGDDNKALSGLAAALAGAKLRRVSRNEEPSSVAIGGVVAPGAAKPEAARGNGPLPGGGGGGGGGLMEEMSALLARRRRITEKGSSPEPEPKAEEIEATVTPKLSACSTPDMPRKPWERTNTINGSKSPVIGRPRSTPTPTGSLSANGVPTETLDYDRLKQDILEEMRKELSKLKEELIDAIREELGKSSSA; from the exons ATGCAGCTCCAGCCTCCGACGCACTGCAAGTTGTCTGGCTTCATCCTGAACGAAAGATGCGCCGTGTCTTCGAAAATGGAAGTCCACCG TGAGCAGAGTATCTGTCAGGCCCGGGCCGCTGTCATGGTGTACGACGACGCCAACAAGAAATGGGTTCCAGCCGGAGGTTCCACGGGTTTCAGCAGAGTCCACATCTATCACCATACAGGGAACAACGCTTTCCGGGTGGTCGGCCGCAAAATTCAGGACCACCAA GTGGTGATAAACTGTGCCATTCCCAAGGGACTCAAATATAACCAGGCAACGCTGACTTTCCATCAGTGGCGTGACGCACGCCAGGTGTACGGTCTTAACTTTGGCAGCAAGGAGGATGCTAATGTGTTTGCCAGTGCCATGATGCATGCTCTGGAGGTGCTCAACTCTCAGGATGCAG GCCCCACGCTGCCAAGACAGAGCCCTCAGGTGCAGAATGGCCCCTCGCCAGAGGAGCTGGAAATGCAGAGACG GCAGCTGCAGGAGCTGCAGCGTCAGAAGGAGCTCGAGCGCGAGCGTCTCGAGCACGAACGTCAGGAACGTGAGCGGCTGGAGCGCGAGTCGCTGGAGCGCGAGCATCAGGAGCGCGAGCGCATGGAGAGGGAGCGCGCAGAGCAGGAGCGTCTGGAGAGGTTGGAGCGGGAGCGCCAGGAGCAGCTGGAGAGCGAGCGCGCCGAATGTGAGCGGCTGGAGCGCGAGCGTGCCGAGAGGGAAAGGCAGGAGAGGGAGCATCGGGAGCAAATCGAGCGAGAGGACTCGGACAGAGGACGACGCATCTCCAACGCTG CCTTTGAGAGTACCCTCCACACCCCTCCACCTCCAGACTGCAACAAGAGCTCTGCCTCTTCTTCACCCGTATCCCCTTCCACCCCCAACTaccctcctccttcttcctcaCCCTCTGTAGTCCCGCCTCCCACCCCTCCTCTACGCCACTCTGCCTCTCGTTTTGCCACTTCGAAAGGCTCTGCCTTCCACCCAGTCCTACCTCATTATGCCACCGTCCCTCGGCGGCATCCGGCTCAGCCTACACCCTCAGCTCTGCCTCCTGCCCCAGCTTCCAAAACTGTGGTCTGCCAGTCCACCAATTTCACGCCCTTACCGCCATCGCCTCCGGTCATGATCAGCAGCCCCCCTGGCAAAGCCACCGGCCCCCGGCCTGTCATTGCCGTTCCAGCCTCTAGTcctcttttttcctcctcacCCACAGCACCCAATGGGCCTCCAGTCACCACTCAATACCATGCCTCTTCCCCAGTCTTGGGCCAGCCCCTTCCCCCACCCCCGACTCCACCCCTGCCTCCTCATTCCTTGCCCCAATTCACCACCCCCATGACCCCCTATGTGTCCTGTCCATCCACCCAGCCTCCTGTTATCCCCTCTCCTTCTACAGCCTGCCCTGCCAATGCTGATTGCTCTGTAAACTCGGTGCTGGGAGACTCCTCTGCTCCAGAGCCGG atTCAGTGCAGGCTGTCCCCACCCTGCCTCCTCCACCCCCTCTCCCACCCAGCTCCACTGTGACCCCAACTTCTGCTGGAGCCCCTCCCCTTCCTGGtccacctccacctcccccTCTCCCCACCACACTTACTCCCACAGGTCCGCCTCCTCCGCCTGgaccacctccacctccatctgGTCAGGTCCCGCCTCCTGCTCCCCCTCCGCCTCCGGCGCCGCCTCTACCCTCTGGTCTTTTTACTCCCTCCCCCACTGGCGATGACAACAAGGCCTTGTCCGGCCTGGCAGCTGCCCTCGCAGGCGCCAAGTTACGGAGAGTGTCGAGG AATGAAGAGCCCTCTAGTGTGGCCATCGGAGGTGTGGTGGCTCCCGGTGCTGCCAAGCCCGAGGCTGCCCGAGGAAACGGTCCTCTgcctggaggaggaggaggaggaggaggaggactcATGGAGGAGATGAGTGCCCTACTGGCCAGGAG AAGAAGAATCACAGAGAAAGGATCATCACCAGAGCCTGAGCCGAAAGCG GAAGAAATCGAAGCAACCGTTACTCCAAAATTGTCGGCCTGTAGCACACCAG ACATGCCCAGAAAGCCATGGGAAAGGACAAACACTATAAACGGTAGCAAATCCCCAGTCATTGGAAG GCCAAGGTCTACGCCCACTCCTACTGGATCCCTAAGTGCCAATGGAGTGCCAACAGAAACTCTGGACTATGATAGATTGAAACAG GACATTCTGGAGGAGATGAGGAAGGAACTGTCAAAACTGAAAGAAGAACTTATTGATG CGATCAGGGAGGAGTTGGGCAAGTCCAGCTCTGCATAG
- the enah gene encoding protein enabled homolog isoform X9, with amino-acid sequence MQLQPPTHCKLSGFILNERCAVSSKMEVHREQSICQARAAVMVYDDANKKWVPAGGSTGFSRVHIYHHTGNNAFRVVGRKIQDHQVVINCAIPKGLKYNQATLTFHQWRDARQVYGLNFGSKEDANVFASAMMHALEVLNSQDAGPTLPRQSPQVQNGPSPEELEMQRRQLQELQRQKELERERLEHERQERERLERESLEREHQERERMERERAEQERLERLERERQEQLESERAECERLERERAERERQEREHREQIEREDSDRGRRISNADSVQAVPTLPPPPPLPPSSTVTPTSAGAPPLPGPPPPPPLPTTLTPTGPPPPPGPPPPPSGQVPPPAPPPPPAPPLPSGLFTPSPTGDDNKALSGLAAALAGAKLRRVSRNEEPSSVAIGGVVAPGAAKPEAARGNGPLPGGGGGGGGGLMEEMSALLARRYQHSPFRSGALSVDKVNASVLQVQRRITEKGSSPEPEPKAEEIEATVTPKLSACSTPDMPRKPWERTNTINGSKSPVIGRRDAPWRNQMSTEKYCDSLNRPRSTPTPTGSLSANGVPTETLDYDRLKQDILEEMRKELSKLKEELIDAIREELGKSSSA; translated from the exons ATGCAGCTCCAGCCTCCGACGCACTGCAAGTTGTCTGGCTTCATCCTGAACGAAAGATGCGCCGTGTCTTCGAAAATGGAAGTCCACCG TGAGCAGAGTATCTGTCAGGCCCGGGCCGCTGTCATGGTGTACGACGACGCCAACAAGAAATGGGTTCCAGCCGGAGGTTCCACGGGTTTCAGCAGAGTCCACATCTATCACCATACAGGGAACAACGCTTTCCGGGTGGTCGGCCGCAAAATTCAGGACCACCAA GTGGTGATAAACTGTGCCATTCCCAAGGGACTCAAATATAACCAGGCAACGCTGACTTTCCATCAGTGGCGTGACGCACGCCAGGTGTACGGTCTTAACTTTGGCAGCAAGGAGGATGCTAATGTGTTTGCCAGTGCCATGATGCATGCTCTGGAGGTGCTCAACTCTCAGGATGCAG GCCCCACGCTGCCAAGACAGAGCCCTCAGGTGCAGAATGGCCCCTCGCCAGAGGAGCTGGAAATGCAGAGACG GCAGCTGCAGGAGCTGCAGCGTCAGAAGGAGCTCGAGCGCGAGCGTCTCGAGCACGAACGTCAGGAACGTGAGCGGCTGGAGCGCGAGTCGCTGGAGCGCGAGCATCAGGAGCGCGAGCGCATGGAGAGGGAGCGCGCAGAGCAGGAGCGTCTGGAGAGGTTGGAGCGGGAGCGCCAGGAGCAGCTGGAGAGCGAGCGCGCCGAATGTGAGCGGCTGGAGCGCGAGCGTGCCGAGAGGGAAAGGCAGGAGAGGGAGCATCGGGAGCAAATCGAGCGAGAGGACTCGGACAGAGGACGACGCATCTCCAACGCTG atTCAGTGCAGGCTGTCCCCACCCTGCCTCCTCCACCCCCTCTCCCACCCAGCTCCACTGTGACCCCAACTTCTGCTGGAGCCCCTCCCCTTCCTGGtccacctccacctcccccTCTCCCCACCACACTTACTCCCACAGGTCCGCCTCCTCCGCCTGgaccacctccacctccatctgGTCAGGTCCCGCCTCCTGCTCCCCCTCCGCCTCCGGCGCCGCCTCTACCCTCTGGTCTTTTTACTCCCTCCCCCACTGGCGATGACAACAAGGCCTTGTCCGGCCTGGCAGCTGCCCTCGCAGGCGCCAAGTTACGGAGAGTGTCGAGG AATGAAGAGCCCTCTAGTGTGGCCATCGGAGGTGTGGTGGCTCCCGGTGCTGCCAAGCCCGAGGCTGCCCGAGGAAACGGTCCTCTgcctggaggaggaggaggaggaggaggaggactcATGGAGGAGATGAGTGCCCTACTGGCCAGGAGGTACCAACACTCTCCATTCCGTAGTGGCGCTTTAAGCGTGGACAAAGTAAATGCGTCAGTGCTACAAGTGCA AAGAAGAATCACAGAGAAAGGATCATCACCAGAGCCTGAGCCGAAAGCG GAAGAAATCGAAGCAACCGTTACTCCAAAATTGTCGGCCTGTAGCACACCAG ACATGCCCAGAAAGCCATGGGAAAGGACAAACACTATAAACGGTAGCAAATCCCCAGTCATTGGAAG ACGGGATGCACCATGGAGAAATCAGATGAGTACTGAAAAGTACTGCGATTCCTTAAACAG GCCAAGGTCTACGCCCACTCCTACTGGATCCCTAAGTGCCAATGGAGTGCCAACAGAAACTCTGGACTATGATAGATTGAAACAG GACATTCTGGAGGAGATGAGGAAGGAACTGTCAAAACTGAAAGAAGAACTTATTGATG CGATCAGGGAGGAGTTGGGCAAGTCCAGCTCTGCATAG
- the enah gene encoding protein enabled homolog isoform X11 has product MQLQPPTHCKLSGFILNERCAVSSKMEVHREQSICQARAAVMVYDDANKKWVPAGGSTGFSRVHIYHHTGNNAFRVVGRKIQDHQVVINCAIPKGLKYNQATLTFHQWRDARQVYGLNFGSKEDANVFASAMMHALEVLNSQDAGPTLPRQSPQVQNGPSPEELEMQRRQLQELQRQKELERERLEHERQERERLERESLEREHQERERMERERAEQERLERLERERQEQLESERAECERLERERAERERQEREHREQIEREDSDRGRRISNADSVQAVPTLPPPPPLPPSSTVTPTSAGAPPLPGPPPPPPLPTTLTPTGPPPPPGPPPPPSGQVPPPAPPPPPAPPLPSGLFTPSPTGDDNKALSGLAAALAGAKLRRVSRNEEPSSVAIGGVVAPGAAKPEAARGNGPLPGGGGGGGGGLMEEMSALLARRRRITEKGSSPEPEPKAEEIEATVTPKLSACSTPDMPRKPWERTNTINGSKSPVIGRPRSTPTPTGSLSANGVPTETLDYDRLKQDILEEMRKELSKLKEELIDAIREELGKSSSA; this is encoded by the exons ATGCAGCTCCAGCCTCCGACGCACTGCAAGTTGTCTGGCTTCATCCTGAACGAAAGATGCGCCGTGTCTTCGAAAATGGAAGTCCACCG TGAGCAGAGTATCTGTCAGGCCCGGGCCGCTGTCATGGTGTACGACGACGCCAACAAGAAATGGGTTCCAGCCGGAGGTTCCACGGGTTTCAGCAGAGTCCACATCTATCACCATACAGGGAACAACGCTTTCCGGGTGGTCGGCCGCAAAATTCAGGACCACCAA GTGGTGATAAACTGTGCCATTCCCAAGGGACTCAAATATAACCAGGCAACGCTGACTTTCCATCAGTGGCGTGACGCACGCCAGGTGTACGGTCTTAACTTTGGCAGCAAGGAGGATGCTAATGTGTTTGCCAGTGCCATGATGCATGCTCTGGAGGTGCTCAACTCTCAGGATGCAG GCCCCACGCTGCCAAGACAGAGCCCTCAGGTGCAGAATGGCCCCTCGCCAGAGGAGCTGGAAATGCAGAGACG GCAGCTGCAGGAGCTGCAGCGTCAGAAGGAGCTCGAGCGCGAGCGTCTCGAGCACGAACGTCAGGAACGTGAGCGGCTGGAGCGCGAGTCGCTGGAGCGCGAGCATCAGGAGCGCGAGCGCATGGAGAGGGAGCGCGCAGAGCAGGAGCGTCTGGAGAGGTTGGAGCGGGAGCGCCAGGAGCAGCTGGAGAGCGAGCGCGCCGAATGTGAGCGGCTGGAGCGCGAGCGTGCCGAGAGGGAAAGGCAGGAGAGGGAGCATCGGGAGCAAATCGAGCGAGAGGACTCGGACAGAGGACGACGCATCTCCAACGCTG atTCAGTGCAGGCTGTCCCCACCCTGCCTCCTCCACCCCCTCTCCCACCCAGCTCCACTGTGACCCCAACTTCTGCTGGAGCCCCTCCCCTTCCTGGtccacctccacctcccccTCTCCCCACCACACTTACTCCCACAGGTCCGCCTCCTCCGCCTGgaccacctccacctccatctgGTCAGGTCCCGCCTCCTGCTCCCCCTCCGCCTCCGGCGCCGCCTCTACCCTCTGGTCTTTTTACTCCCTCCCCCACTGGCGATGACAACAAGGCCTTGTCCGGCCTGGCAGCTGCCCTCGCAGGCGCCAAGTTACGGAGAGTGTCGAGG AATGAAGAGCCCTCTAGTGTGGCCATCGGAGGTGTGGTGGCTCCCGGTGCTGCCAAGCCCGAGGCTGCCCGAGGAAACGGTCCTCTgcctggaggaggaggaggaggaggaggaggactcATGGAGGAGATGAGTGCCCTACTGGCCAGGAG AAGAAGAATCACAGAGAAAGGATCATCACCAGAGCCTGAGCCGAAAGCG GAAGAAATCGAAGCAACCGTTACTCCAAAATTGTCGGCCTGTAGCACACCAG ACATGCCCAGAAAGCCATGGGAAAGGACAAACACTATAAACGGTAGCAAATCCCCAGTCATTGGAAG GCCAAGGTCTACGCCCACTCCTACTGGATCCCTAAGTGCCAATGGAGTGCCAACAGAAACTCTGGACTATGATAGATTGAAACAG GACATTCTGGAGGAGATGAGGAAGGAACTGTCAAAACTGAAAGAAGAACTTATTGATG CGATCAGGGAGGAGTTGGGCAAGTCCAGCTCTGCATAG
- the enah gene encoding protein enabled homolog isoform X10, whose protein sequence is MQLQPPTHCKLSGFILNERCAVSSKMEVHREQSICQARAAVMVYDDANKKWVPAGGSTGFSRVHIYHHTGNNAFRVVGRKIQDHQVVINCAIPKGLKYNQATLTFHQWRDARQVYGLNFGSKEDANVFASAMMHALEVLNSQDAGPTLPRQSPQVQNGPSPEELEMQRRQLQELQRQKELERERLEHERQERERLERESLEREHQERERMERERAEQERLERLERERQEQLESERAECERLERERAERERQEREHREQIEREDSDRGRRISNADSVQAVPTLPPPPPLPPSSTVTPTSAGAPPLPGPPPPPPLPTTLTPTGPPPPPGPPPPPSGQVPPPAPPPPPAPPLPSGLFTPSPTGDDNKALSGLAAALAGAKLRRVSRNEEPSSVAIGGVVAPGAAKPEAARGNGPLPGGGGGGGGGLMEEMSALLARRRRITEKGSSPEPEPKAEEIEATVTPKLSACSTPDMPRKPWERTNTINGSKSPVIGRRDAPWRNQMSTEKYCDSLNRPRSTPTPTGSLSANGVPTETLDYDRLKQDILEEMRKELSKLKEELIDAIREELGKSSSA, encoded by the exons ATGCAGCTCCAGCCTCCGACGCACTGCAAGTTGTCTGGCTTCATCCTGAACGAAAGATGCGCCGTGTCTTCGAAAATGGAAGTCCACCG TGAGCAGAGTATCTGTCAGGCCCGGGCCGCTGTCATGGTGTACGACGACGCCAACAAGAAATGGGTTCCAGCCGGAGGTTCCACGGGTTTCAGCAGAGTCCACATCTATCACCATACAGGGAACAACGCTTTCCGGGTGGTCGGCCGCAAAATTCAGGACCACCAA GTGGTGATAAACTGTGCCATTCCCAAGGGACTCAAATATAACCAGGCAACGCTGACTTTCCATCAGTGGCGTGACGCACGCCAGGTGTACGGTCTTAACTTTGGCAGCAAGGAGGATGCTAATGTGTTTGCCAGTGCCATGATGCATGCTCTGGAGGTGCTCAACTCTCAGGATGCAG GCCCCACGCTGCCAAGACAGAGCCCTCAGGTGCAGAATGGCCCCTCGCCAGAGGAGCTGGAAATGCAGAGACG GCAGCTGCAGGAGCTGCAGCGTCAGAAGGAGCTCGAGCGCGAGCGTCTCGAGCACGAACGTCAGGAACGTGAGCGGCTGGAGCGCGAGTCGCTGGAGCGCGAGCATCAGGAGCGCGAGCGCATGGAGAGGGAGCGCGCAGAGCAGGAGCGTCTGGAGAGGTTGGAGCGGGAGCGCCAGGAGCAGCTGGAGAGCGAGCGCGCCGAATGTGAGCGGCTGGAGCGCGAGCGTGCCGAGAGGGAAAGGCAGGAGAGGGAGCATCGGGAGCAAATCGAGCGAGAGGACTCGGACAGAGGACGACGCATCTCCAACGCTG atTCAGTGCAGGCTGTCCCCACCCTGCCTCCTCCACCCCCTCTCCCACCCAGCTCCACTGTGACCCCAACTTCTGCTGGAGCCCCTCCCCTTCCTGGtccacctccacctcccccTCTCCCCACCACACTTACTCCCACAGGTCCGCCTCCTCCGCCTGgaccacctccacctccatctgGTCAGGTCCCGCCTCCTGCTCCCCCTCCGCCTCCGGCGCCGCCTCTACCCTCTGGTCTTTTTACTCCCTCCCCCACTGGCGATGACAACAAGGCCTTGTCCGGCCTGGCAGCTGCCCTCGCAGGCGCCAAGTTACGGAGAGTGTCGAGG AATGAAGAGCCCTCTAGTGTGGCCATCGGAGGTGTGGTGGCTCCCGGTGCTGCCAAGCCCGAGGCTGCCCGAGGAAACGGTCCTCTgcctggaggaggaggaggaggaggaggaggactcATGGAGGAGATGAGTGCCCTACTGGCCAGGAG AAGAAGAATCACAGAGAAAGGATCATCACCAGAGCCTGAGCCGAAAGCG GAAGAAATCGAAGCAACCGTTACTCCAAAATTGTCGGCCTGTAGCACACCAG ACATGCCCAGAAAGCCATGGGAAAGGACAAACACTATAAACGGTAGCAAATCCCCAGTCATTGGAAG ACGGGATGCACCATGGAGAAATCAGATGAGTACTGAAAAGTACTGCGATTCCTTAAACAG GCCAAGGTCTACGCCCACTCCTACTGGATCCCTAAGTGCCAATGGAGTGCCAACAGAAACTCTGGACTATGATAGATTGAAACAG GACATTCTGGAGGAGATGAGGAAGGAACTGTCAAAACTGAAAGAAGAACTTATTGATG CGATCAGGGAGGAGTTGGGCAAGTCCAGCTCTGCATAG
- the enah gene encoding protein enabled homolog isoform X4: MQLQPPTHCKLSGFILNERCAVSSKMEVHREQSICQARAAVMVYDDANKKWVPAGGSTGFSRVHIYHHTGNNAFRVVGRKIQDHQVVINCAIPKGLKYNQATLTFHQWRDARQVYGLNFGSKEDANVFASAMMHALEVLNSQDAGPTLPRQSPQVQNGPSPEELEMQRRQLQELQRQKELERERLEHERQERERLERESLEREHQERERMERERAEQERLERLERERQEQLESERAECERLERERAERERQEREHREQIEREDSDRGRRISNAAFESTLHTPPPPDCNKSSASSSPVSPSTPNYPPPSSSPSVVPPPTPPLRHSASRFATSKGSAFHPVLPHYATVPRRHPAQPTPSALPPAPASKTVVCQSTNFTPLPPSPPVMISSPPGKATGPRPVIAVPASSPLFSSSPTAPNGPPVTTQYHASSPVLGQPLPPPPTPPLPPHSLPQFTTPMTPYVSCPSTQPPVIPSPSTACPANADCSVNSVLGDSSAPEPDSVQAVPTLPPPPPLPPSSTVTPTSAGAPPLPGPPPPPPLPTTLTPTGPPPPPGPPPPPSGQVPPPAPPPPPAPPLPSGLFTPSPTGDDNKALSGLAAALAGAKLRRVSRNEEPSSVAIGGVVAPGAAKPEAARGNGPLPGGGGGGGGGLMEEMSALLARRRRITEKGSSPEPEPKAEEIEATVTPKLSACSTPDMPRKPWERTNTINGSKSPVIGRRDAPWRNQMSTEKYCDSLNRPRSTPTPTGSLSANGVPTETLDYDRLKQDILEEMRKELSKLKEELIDAIREELGKSSSA, from the exons ATGCAGCTCCAGCCTCCGACGCACTGCAAGTTGTCTGGCTTCATCCTGAACGAAAGATGCGCCGTGTCTTCGAAAATGGAAGTCCACCG TGAGCAGAGTATCTGTCAGGCCCGGGCCGCTGTCATGGTGTACGACGACGCCAACAAGAAATGGGTTCCAGCCGGAGGTTCCACGGGTTTCAGCAGAGTCCACATCTATCACCATACAGGGAACAACGCTTTCCGGGTGGTCGGCCGCAAAATTCAGGACCACCAA GTGGTGATAAACTGTGCCATTCCCAAGGGACTCAAATATAACCAGGCAACGCTGACTTTCCATCAGTGGCGTGACGCACGCCAGGTGTACGGTCTTAACTTTGGCAGCAAGGAGGATGCTAATGTGTTTGCCAGTGCCATGATGCATGCTCTGGAGGTGCTCAACTCTCAGGATGCAG GCCCCACGCTGCCAAGACAGAGCCCTCAGGTGCAGAATGGCCCCTCGCCAGAGGAGCTGGAAATGCAGAGACG GCAGCTGCAGGAGCTGCAGCGTCAGAAGGAGCTCGAGCGCGAGCGTCTCGAGCACGAACGTCAGGAACGTGAGCGGCTGGAGCGCGAGTCGCTGGAGCGCGAGCATCAGGAGCGCGAGCGCATGGAGAGGGAGCGCGCAGAGCAGGAGCGTCTGGAGAGGTTGGAGCGGGAGCGCCAGGAGCAGCTGGAGAGCGAGCGCGCCGAATGTGAGCGGCTGGAGCGCGAGCGTGCCGAGAGGGAAAGGCAGGAGAGGGAGCATCGGGAGCAAATCGAGCGAGAGGACTCGGACAGAGGACGACGCATCTCCAACGCTG CCTTTGAGAGTACCCTCCACACCCCTCCACCTCCAGACTGCAACAAGAGCTCTGCCTCTTCTTCACCCGTATCCCCTTCCACCCCCAACTaccctcctccttcttcctcaCCCTCTGTAGTCCCGCCTCCCACCCCTCCTCTACGCCACTCTGCCTCTCGTTTTGCCACTTCGAAAGGCTCTGCCTTCCACCCAGTCCTACCTCATTATGCCACCGTCCCTCGGCGGCATCCGGCTCAGCCTACACCCTCAGCTCTGCCTCCTGCCCCAGCTTCCAAAACTGTGGTCTGCCAGTCCACCAATTTCACGCCCTTACCGCCATCGCCTCCGGTCATGATCAGCAGCCCCCCTGGCAAAGCCACCGGCCCCCGGCCTGTCATTGCCGTTCCAGCCTCTAGTcctcttttttcctcctcacCCACAGCACCCAATGGGCCTCCAGTCACCACTCAATACCATGCCTCTTCCCCAGTCTTGGGCCAGCCCCTTCCCCCACCCCCGACTCCACCCCTGCCTCCTCATTCCTTGCCCCAATTCACCACCCCCATGACCCCCTATGTGTCCTGTCCATCCACCCAGCCTCCTGTTATCCCCTCTCCTTCTACAGCCTGCCCTGCCAATGCTGATTGCTCTGTAAACTCGGTGCTGGGAGACTCCTCTGCTCCAGAGCCGG atTCAGTGCAGGCTGTCCCCACCCTGCCTCCTCCACCCCCTCTCCCACCCAGCTCCACTGTGACCCCAACTTCTGCTGGAGCCCCTCCCCTTCCTGGtccacctccacctcccccTCTCCCCACCACACTTACTCCCACAGGTCCGCCTCCTCCGCCTGgaccacctccacctccatctgGTCAGGTCCCGCCTCCTGCTCCCCCTCCGCCTCCGGCGCCGCCTCTACCCTCTGGTCTTTTTACTCCCTCCCCCACTGGCGATGACAACAAGGCCTTGTCCGGCCTGGCAGCTGCCCTCGCAGGCGCCAAGTTACGGAGAGTGTCGAGG AATGAAGAGCCCTCTAGTGTGGCCATCGGAGGTGTGGTGGCTCCCGGTGCTGCCAAGCCCGAGGCTGCCCGAGGAAACGGTCCTCTgcctggaggaggaggaggaggaggaggaggactcATGGAGGAGATGAGTGCCCTACTGGCCAGGAG AAGAAGAATCACAGAGAAAGGATCATCACCAGAGCCTGAGCCGAAAGCG GAAGAAATCGAAGCAACCGTTACTCCAAAATTGTCGGCCTGTAGCACACCAG ACATGCCCAGAAAGCCATGGGAAAGGACAAACACTATAAACGGTAGCAAATCCCCAGTCATTGGAAG ACGGGATGCACCATGGAGAAATCAGATGAGTACTGAAAAGTACTGCGATTCCTTAAACAG GCCAAGGTCTACGCCCACTCCTACTGGATCCCTAAGTGCCAATGGAGTGCCAACAGAAACTCTGGACTATGATAGATTGAAACAG GACATTCTGGAGGAGATGAGGAAGGAACTGTCAAAACTGAAAGAAGAACTTATTGATG CGATCAGGGAGGAGTTGGGCAAGTCCAGCTCTGCATAG